One Bacteroidota bacterium genomic window, TCAAAATATCCAATTCTATTAGACAAAACAGTTTGATAATTCTGTGCAATCAAAAGCATTGCATTGAACAAAAAAAGAAAAATCAGGATTGCTGTTTTCATTGCATATATATTATAATTTGAATAAACAGATTATGTTTATTCATTCAAATATAATTAATTTTTAAGCTTTTTCCTGGATTCTTATTTTAAAACTATAAGCAATACTCCCAGTAATAAAAATACGCTTTTATGAGAAGTAGAAAAAAAAGTAATTTTTAAAAATGAAGTTTTATTCTTTTTCAAGATTGAATTGCCCAGGCATTAAGCATGAAGGGAAATTTGAAGGCTTTTATCGGGAAAATTAGCTCTTTTTATTTATTGTTGCAATTGGAATCACCTCCATGCAATAATCAGGGGATTTTACCCTATTATTATAAACAGAAATAAAATTACGACTATACCAACTTAATCATCCTTGCCACAAACAAAGAATCGGCCCTGTTTTCAAAACCCTGTATCACTTGCATTTGATCAAGCTTTAGATTTAAATTCTCGCATAAGTAATTAACTACATCCTCGTTTTCTGCTTTGAATATTGAGCAAGTTATGTAAATCAAAAATTTATTTGGTTTAAGGGAAGGAAGAACAGCCGTGGCAATTCTTTTTTGTTTTTGCTGAAAATTCAAAATTTCATCGGCTTTAAAAAGACTAAGCATTTCCGGTGTGCGTCCCCATGTTCCAGAACCCGAACAGGGAGCATCTACGATAACACCATCCAGGTTTTTACCGGGTAAGGCAGCTGGGCCGAAAAAATCATAAACAGCGGCTTGGTATTGATTTAATCTGGCAGCTTTAAACCTGACTTTCAAATTGTCCATGATCTGTGGCCTTACATCGGTTGCCAAAAGTTTCACGCTTGGCTCCTTATCAAGTAACATGATGCTTTTCCCTCCTGACCCAGCGCAACAATCCCACCAACGTGAATCTTTTGCCGGATTTAAAAAATCGCCTGTTAGCTGTGATGACAAATCCTGCACTTCGTACAATCCCTTGTTTTTGCTTTCAAGGTGGTCAAGTTTTGTGGCAATTTCAAGCCCTATGGTTTGCGGATGTTCGGGAAAAACTTCAAAAGGAATTTCTTTTTTCTTCAGTTCTTCTTTAACTATGTCCTGGAATCCTCTTTTGGTTCTTATCCAAAGTTTTGGACGGATGAAAAACGACCTGTAAAACTCCTCTTTTTCAATACCTTCAGATAATTCAACATCCAAAGGAAACACATCGGCTAAATTAAATGAATCGTAATTTTGTTTAAGAATATCAATTTTCTCAACAAGGGGTTTTGTTAACATTTCATCTGAAAACCAGGGTAAAAACGAAAATAGGATTTTGAAAATTTCAGAATTTTCATTTTCACACAAAAAACTTCCAATGGCCATTCTTTCCTGCGAATCAAGGTAGGTTAAAATTTTTCCTAACCTGAAATAATTATAAAGCAGAGAAGATGCTATTTTCCTGTCCTTTGAACCCATTTGCTTGTTCTCCCTGAAGTATCCCTGTAAAAAAACATGTAAAGGTAAAACACCGGTATGGCCTCCGGCCTTATGCAGGTACAGTTCAAGAATTTTTGTTGCAATTTGTATTTGACGTGCGCGCATACTGTTTTTTATACTGGTTAAAATTTTATTTGTATAGATCTGAGGTTTTTTGGCAGGAAAAAGACAATTGCACCAACAGCTAACCCTATAATGGATATTTAAATAATGCTACTCAACGAGCATTAACTCCCTTACATACTTAACAGGTGCACTTCCATAACTAAGGAACTGCTCGTGAAACTGTTTTAAAT contains:
- a CDS encoding RsmB/NOP family class I SAM-dependent RNA methyltransferase — translated: MRARQIQIATKILELYLHKAGGHTGVLPLHVFLQGYFRENKQMGSKDRKIASSLLYNYFRLGKILTYLDSQERMAIGSFLCENENSEIFKILFSFLPWFSDEMLTKPLVEKIDILKQNYDSFNLADVFPLDVELSEGIEKEEFYRSFFIRPKLWIRTKRGFQDIVKEELKKKEIPFEVFPEHPQTIGLEIATKLDHLESKNKGLYEVQDLSSQLTGDFLNPAKDSRWWDCCAGSGGKSIMLLDKEPSVKLLATDVRPQIMDNLKVRFKAARLNQYQAAVYDFFGPAALPGKNLDGVIVDAPCSGSGTWGRTPEMLSLFKADEILNFQQKQKRIATAVLPSLKPNKFLIYITCSIFKAENEDVVNYLCENLNLKLDQMQVIQGFENRADSLFVARMIKLV